Proteins co-encoded in one Synechococcus elongatus PCC 6301 genomic window:
- the gshA gene encoding glutamate--cysteine ligase — protein sequence MQLTKGFEVEVYTGTPSGQVVGLSDRICSDLQGFMREPDSRNVEYTTPPRPCYDRLLLDLLEPRRRLRAYLQQQGGYTLIPGSTLALSGGDHFYRSDPTNPYHDFIERSYGTTVVTASIHINIGLSDPETILKACRLVRLEAPLYLALSASSPFLDGQVTGSHSTRWQLFPKTPPEVPLFESHAHFIRWTEAQLAAGSMQNVRHLWSSVRPNGDRHPYKINRLELRICDLVANPLDLLAITALLEARLQQLLEQPQLDPLIASRLTPDELVQLSDANEVAAARHSLDADLQHWQDGRTIAARDWIETLYETVFPLAKTRGYSCFLLPIQRLLQDGNLAQQWLRQVAAGATPEAAMVQAIAATAAEEQELADKLYGVAC from the coding sequence GTGCAGCTGACAAAAGGATTTGAAGTTGAAGTCTACACAGGTACGCCGTCTGGGCAAGTTGTCGGACTTTCCGATCGCATCTGTAGCGATTTGCAGGGTTTTATGCGGGAACCCGACAGCCGTAATGTCGAATACACCACGCCGCCACGACCCTGCTATGACCGACTGCTCTTAGATCTTTTGGAACCGCGGCGTCGCCTGCGTGCCTATCTCCAGCAGCAGGGCGGCTACACGCTCATTCCGGGCAGTACGCTGGCGCTCTCTGGGGGCGATCACTTCTACCGCTCGGATCCCACCAATCCCTACCACGACTTCATCGAAAGGTCCTACGGCACTACGGTCGTCACCGCCAGTATTCACATCAACATTGGCCTGAGCGATCCAGAAACTATTCTCAAAGCCTGTCGATTGGTTCGGCTCGAAGCCCCGCTTTATCTGGCGCTCAGTGCTTCTTCACCCTTCCTCGATGGCCAAGTCACGGGTTCCCACTCAACGCGCTGGCAGCTGTTCCCGAAAACACCGCCGGAAGTGCCGCTGTTTGAAAGCCACGCTCATTTCATTCGCTGGACGGAAGCGCAGTTAGCGGCGGGCAGCATGCAAAATGTTCGCCATCTCTGGAGTTCGGTGCGCCCCAATGGCGATCGCCATCCCTACAAGATCAACCGACTGGAACTGCGGATCTGCGATTTAGTTGCCAATCCCTTGGATCTCCTGGCGATTACAGCTCTGCTAGAAGCTCGGCTGCAGCAGCTGTTGGAACAGCCGCAACTCGACCCCCTGATTGCCAGCCGGCTGACGCCTGATGAATTGGTGCAACTGAGTGATGCCAATGAGGTAGCAGCAGCCCGCCACAGCCTCGATGCCGATCTGCAGCACTGGCAAGATGGCCGCACGATCGCGGCTCGCGACTGGATTGAAACGCTCTATGAGACAGTGTTCCCCCTGGCTAAAACTCGGGGTTATAGCTGTTTCTTGCTGCCGATTCAGCGTCTTTTGCAGGACGGTAATCTTGCCCAGCAGTGGTTGCGGCAGGTTGCTGCCGGAGCAACCCCAGAAGCTGCTATGGTCCAGGCGATCGCAGCGACGGCGGCCGAAGAACAGGAACTCGCCGATAAACTCTACGGGGTTGCCTGTTAA
- the recF gene encoding DNA replication/repair protein RecF (All proteins in this family for which functions are known are DNA-binding proteins that assist the filamentation of RecA onto DNA for the initiation of recombination or recombinational repair.): protein MFLHSLHLQHFRNYRDQTVQFQAPKTILLGENAQGKTNLLEAVELFSTLRSHRVSRDRDLVQTGAESALLTAVVERDSGEQQLQIQLQQQGRRRVQRDGEVLRRQLDLLGSLCSVQFSSLDLDLVRGGPQQRRVWLDRLLIQLQPIYAHLQQQYGRVLRQRNALLRRAESLDLALLAPLNWQLAQLGVHIMRRRSRAIQRLVPLAAHWHREISGQREQLIVAYQPSVLAPDDTDEAIAWQERMLAQIEARRAAELGQRTSLVGPHRDDLNLSINGTEARLQASQGQQRTLVLSLKLAELELIEAVLGEPPLLLLDDVLAELDLRRQQQLLEAIANRFQTLITTTHLSAFDQSWVETAQILTVQSGHLQSEAVPMAPSSASLHKSLDS, encoded by the coding sequence ATGTTTTTGCATAGCCTTCACCTTCAACACTTTCGCAACTATCGCGATCAAACGGTGCAGTTCCAAGCTCCAAAGACAATCCTGCTCGGCGAAAACGCCCAGGGCAAAACCAATCTGCTGGAAGCCGTTGAACTGTTCTCAACCCTGCGATCGCATCGGGTCAGTCGCGATCGCGATTTGGTTCAGACCGGAGCTGAGTCAGCGCTTCTAACAGCGGTTGTTGAGCGCGACAGCGGCGAGCAACAGTTGCAAATTCAGCTTCAACAACAAGGTCGGCGGCGGGTTCAGCGAGATGGCGAAGTCCTACGGCGACAGCTTGATCTGCTGGGCTCGCTCTGCAGCGTTCAATTTTCCTCCCTTGACCTGGACTTGGTACGAGGGGGGCCCCAGCAACGCCGTGTCTGGCTCGATCGCCTGCTGATTCAACTCCAGCCGATCTATGCCCATCTGCAACAGCAATACGGGCGCGTGTTGCGGCAGCGCAATGCCCTGCTGAGGCGGGCAGAGTCTCTCGATCTGGCACTGCTGGCGCCACTCAACTGGCAACTAGCTCAGCTCGGTGTCCACATCATGCGGCGGCGATCGCGAGCAATTCAACGCCTTGTGCCCTTGGCTGCCCATTGGCACAGGGAAATTAGTGGTCAACGGGAGCAACTGATCGTGGCCTATCAGCCCAGTGTGCTGGCCCCCGACGACACCGATGAGGCGATCGCGTGGCAAGAACGAATGCTGGCGCAGATCGAGGCTCGGCGGGCGGCGGAATTAGGTCAACGCACCAGTCTGGTTGGCCCCCATCGTGATGACCTCAATCTCAGCATCAACGGTACTGAAGCCCGGCTTCAAGCATCCCAAGGGCAGCAGCGCACCTTAGTGCTGTCGCTCAAGTTGGCGGAGCTGGAGTTGATCGAAGCAGTATTGGGCGAGCCGCCCCTGCTGTTGCTGGATGATGTCTTAGCAGAACTGGACCTTCGGCGACAGCAACAATTACTAGAAGCGATCGCCAACCGTTTTCAGACGCTGATTACAACCACGCATCTTTCGGCCTTTGACCAAAGCTGGGTGGAGACCGCTCAAATCCTTACGGTGCAGTCGGGTCATTTGCAGTCTGAAGCGGTGCCGATGGCCCCAAGCAGCGCGTCCCTGCATAAGTCCCTGGATAGTTAA
- the ppc gene encoding phosphoenolpyruvate carboxylase, translating to MSAALQSSDDAFRTVSSPLATDLDLSSPLEFFLRHRLTVVEELWEVVLRQECGQELVDILTQLRDLTSPEGQAPEVGGEALVQVIETLELSDAIRAARAFALYFQLINIVEQHYEQTQYQLAYERSRLEPLPGPDESPEGLHTIEIPQHQLDPFAAVIPLNQDPATFQTLFPRLRQLNVPPQMIQELTDRLDIRLVFTAHPTEIVRHTIRDKQRRIAYLLRQLDELETGKNRGFRELEAQNIRQQLTEEIRLWWRTDELHQFKPTVLDEVDYALHYFQEVLFEAIPLLYQRFRLALQGTFPDLQPPRYNFCQFGSWVGSDRDGNPSVTSAVTWQTACYQRSLVLDRYITAVEHLRNVLSLSMHWSEVLPELLSSLEQESMLFPETYEQLAVRYRQEPYRLKLSYILERLHNTRDRNTRLQQQQEKDPTTPLPEYRDGTLYQAGTAFLEDLKLIQHNLKQTGLSCYELEKLICQVEIFGFNLVHLDIRQESSRHSDAINEICEYLQILPQPYNELSEAERTAWLVQELKTRRPLVPARMPFSESTREIIETLRMVKQLQEEFGEAACQTYIISMSRELSDLLEVLLLAKEVGLYDPVTGKSSLQVIPLFETVEDLQNAPRVMTALFELPFYTQLNPTQSEPLQEVMLGYSDSNKDSGFLSSNWEIHKAQKALGTVARDHRVKLRIFHGRGGSVGRGGGPAYEAILAQPGRTTDGRIKITEQGEVLASKYALPELALYNLETITTAVIQSSLLGSGFDDIEPWNQIMEELAARSRRHYRALVYEQPDLVDFFNQVTPIEEISKLQISSRPARRKTGKRDLGSLRAIPWVFSWTQSRFLLPSWYGVGTALQEFLQERPEQNLNLLRYFYEKWPFFRMVISKVEMTLAKVDLQIAHHYVHELANPEDQERFERVFSQIAAEFQLTCHLVLTITNHGRLLDGDPELQRSVQLRNGTIVPLGFLQVALLKRLRQYRQQTETTGLMRSRYSKGELLRGALLTINGIAAGMRNTG from the coding sequence ATGAGTGCTGCTCTCCAGTCATCCGACGATGCTTTCCGAACCGTTTCGAGTCCCCTCGCCACGGATTTGGATCTGTCGTCTCCGCTGGAGTTTTTCCTTCGCCATCGCTTGACGGTGGTTGAAGAACTCTGGGAAGTGGTTTTGCGCCAAGAGTGCGGCCAAGAGCTGGTCGATATTCTGACTCAGCTGCGTGACTTGACCTCGCCGGAAGGCCAAGCCCCAGAAGTGGGCGGCGAAGCCTTGGTTCAGGTGATTGAAACCCTAGAGTTGAGCGATGCGATTCGGGCTGCCCGTGCCTTTGCGCTCTACTTTCAGCTGATCAATATTGTTGAGCAGCACTACGAGCAAACTCAATATCAACTCGCCTACGAGCGATCGCGGTTGGAACCCTTGCCAGGACCAGATGAAAGTCCGGAGGGATTGCACACCATTGAAATTCCTCAGCATCAGCTCGATCCCTTTGCTGCGGTGATTCCGCTCAACCAAGATCCGGCAACCTTCCAAACGCTGTTCCCGCGCCTGCGCCAGCTCAATGTGCCGCCGCAAATGATCCAAGAGCTGACCGATCGCCTCGATATTCGGCTGGTTTTCACCGCTCACCCGACGGAAATTGTCCGCCACACGATTCGCGACAAACAACGCCGAATTGCCTACCTGCTGCGGCAACTGGATGAGCTCGAAACAGGCAAAAACCGAGGCTTTCGAGAGCTTGAAGCGCAGAATATTCGTCAGCAGCTGACCGAGGAGATTCGGCTCTGGTGGCGGACGGATGAGCTCCACCAGTTCAAGCCAACGGTGTTGGATGAGGTGGACTACGCGCTCCACTACTTCCAAGAAGTCCTCTTTGAGGCCATTCCTCTGCTCTATCAGCGCTTTCGGCTCGCGCTGCAGGGGACTTTCCCCGACCTACAACCGCCCCGCTACAACTTCTGCCAGTTCGGCTCTTGGGTCGGCTCCGATCGCGATGGCAATCCTTCAGTGACCTCTGCCGTCACTTGGCAAACCGCTTGCTATCAGCGCAGTCTCGTCCTCGATCGCTACATCACAGCGGTTGAACATCTCCGCAATGTGCTCAGCCTCTCGATGCACTGGAGCGAGGTGCTGCCGGAGTTGCTCAGCTCGTTGGAACAGGAGAGCATGCTCTTCCCGGAGACCTATGAGCAGCTAGCGGTCCGCTATCGCCAAGAGCCCTATCGCCTCAAGCTCTCCTATATTCTGGAGCGCCTGCACAACACCCGCGATCGCAATACCCGCCTCCAACAGCAGCAAGAAAAAGATCCCACCACGCCCCTGCCCGAATATCGGGATGGCACCCTCTACCAGGCTGGTACGGCCTTTCTCGAAGATCTCAAGCTGATTCAGCACAACCTTAAGCAGACGGGACTGAGCTGTTACGAGCTAGAGAAGTTGATCTGCCAGGTCGAGATCTTTGGTTTCAACCTGGTCCATCTCGACATTCGCCAAGAAAGCTCGCGCCATTCCGACGCGATCAACGAAATCTGTGAATACCTCCAAATTCTTCCCCAGCCCTACAACGAGCTGAGCGAAGCAGAACGAACTGCCTGGCTGGTTCAAGAGCTGAAAACCCGTCGGCCGCTGGTACCAGCGCGCATGCCGTTCTCAGAATCGACCCGCGAGATCATTGAAACCCTGCGGATGGTCAAGCAGCTACAGGAAGAATTTGGGGAGGCGGCTTGCCAAACCTACATCATCAGCATGAGCCGCGAGCTGAGCGACCTGCTGGAAGTGCTGCTGCTGGCCAAGGAGGTTGGTCTCTACGACCCAGTCACCGGCAAGAGTTCGCTTCAGGTGATTCCGCTGTTTGAAACTGTGGAGGACTTACAAAATGCCCCGCGGGTGATGACGGCGCTGTTTGAGCTGCCCTTCTACACCCAGCTCAACCCCACCCAGTCTGAACCGCTGCAGGAAGTGATGCTGGGGTATTCCGACAGTAACAAGGACTCGGGCTTCCTCAGCAGTAACTGGGAGATCCACAAGGCCCAGAAAGCCCTAGGGACGGTAGCCCGCGACCACCGCGTCAAGCTGCGGATCTTCCACGGCCGCGGGGGCTCCGTCGGTCGAGGTGGTGGCCCTGCCTACGAGGCGATCTTGGCCCAGCCGGGTCGCACCACAGATGGCCGAATCAAGATTACGGAACAGGGCGAGGTCTTGGCTTCGAAATACGCCCTGCCCGAACTGGCGCTCTATAACCTTGAGACGATCACGACGGCGGTGATTCAGTCCAGCCTGCTGGGTAGCGGCTTTGATGACATTGAGCCGTGGAACCAAATTATGGAAGAGTTGGCGGCGCGATCGCGGCGACATTACCGCGCTTTGGTGTACGAGCAGCCCGACCTGGTTGACTTCTTCAATCAGGTAACGCCGATTGAGGAGATCAGCAAACTGCAAATCAGCTCGCGACCGGCTCGACGCAAAACCGGCAAGCGCGATCTGGGCAGTCTACGTGCCATCCCCTGGGTCTTTAGCTGGACGCAGAGTCGTTTTCTGCTGCCCTCTTGGTATGGCGTCGGCACAGCACTTCAGGAGTTTTTGCAGGAGCGCCCGGAGCAGAACCTCAACCTGCTGCGCTACTTCTACGAGAAGTGGCCGTTCTTCCGCATGGTGATCTCGAAGGTCGAGATGACCCTAGCGAAGGTCGATTTGCAGATTGCTCATCACTACGTGCATGAGCTGGCCAATCCTGAGGATCAAGAGCGGTTTGAACGAGTGTTCAGCCAAATCGCTGCAGAGTTTCAGCTGACTTGTCATCTCGTGTTGACGATTACCAACCACGGTCGCTTGCTGGATGGCGACCCCGAACTGCAGCGATCGGTGCAGCTGCGCAACGGTACGATCGTGCCCCTCGGCTTCTTGCAAGTCGCCCTGCTTAAACGCCTGCGGCAGTATCGCCAGCAAACGGAAACGACGGGATTGATGCGATCGCGCTATAGCAAAGGGGAACTGCTGCGCGGAGCATTGCTGACGATCAACGGCATTGCGGCTGGCATGCGCAATACAGGTTGA